The following nucleotide sequence is from Apium graveolens cultivar Ventura chromosome 4, ASM990537v1, whole genome shotgun sequence.
ATGTTGATTAAGTAATATATCATTCGTGTAACCTAGCAGTTGTCAAGGATATTTATTCATTATTTAAGAgaattttgtaacagtttttattaTCAATATATAAACTGTTCTTTGCATTTGAGTTcttaaaatcgatttgattgttaaatactgtattcacccccttcGATAGTATACTTTAAGGCCTAACATAGGCCTATACGATTTCAAAGAATCTATTCCTCTCCATAATCTAGAATCTAATTTGATAGATAAACATATTGCATCTCTCGGACAACTACAATTAGCAAACACACCTATTTAAAATTTCATGATTATTTGTATTTAACAAAATGGGTTTATAATAGATAAATAGAATAAGTTGCTAATTTAATTAGATAATGAGTAAATGTTCCAAAATTTAATTCTGGAAAATATTCATAAAGTTACCTAATCAAATCTACCATTTCTCAAAGTAAATTTAGTTAAATTCATCTCATATGAGGTTACATAACATATTATTATGGGTAAAAAATTAGGGTGTATTTAATGCTGTAATTAATACTAGGGTTCGTGAACTTCATGGCTCTATTTGACTCCTCTCATGCTTCGTGACTCAATCTTCCTTAccaagatgcctacgtaccatGCTCTATGTCAAGGATCAAGtaaaaaaatgtagttctgaatTGTGGGGTGATGCCCCTTATTTAGGCATATGATGCCTTGAattggattagggttaggagacttggtagaTAAGTCTCAGATTTAGAATAAACTTTGTAGTCTTAGAATGTAGGGATTTACTTCCTTATAGGACTGTGTGGATTGAGGACTCCTCTTTTGAGAGTTTGATTCTGATTTGAACTTGTTTTATCAACCACAGTTTTGGGCTGATTCATGACCTAcgaatttaataataaatcaTTGGTATGTGGCCCCTTAAGCCCAATTAATGACATATTAATTATTGGGCCTTAATAACCGTGTTTCGTCTTTGGACCGAATCGGGCCTAATTAATGCGCTAATTTATTTCccaattataattatttttatcccCTCTCAGTTTTCTCCCAACTTCTAGGAAACCTTACAGGATTTCGTAAAAGTTAAGTTTTTTATTCCCTTGCAGGGTATCGTTTCAagcgtaaagtgtggagcaacCTACACTCTTACAATGATTTTCCCTTTTCGAGGCTTCAaattattttctggaaattttccaTACTCATTTTCCTTACTTACTTCCTCTGCTAGAATATGACTTGAATAGATTACAGTCTTGAATTACTCTTTTAATTTCTTAATTTTCGggattttttttcaaattttctgctATTTTTGACTAGGATCCCGGTCAAAATTTCAAATTGGATCCTAGTTGAAATTGTTGTCAACTCCTGTAGCCTAGTCAaaaaatttcgaccaggatccaagACCTGAAAtttgactaggatcctagtcaaaattcTAGTCAATTGGTGTACCCTAGTCGAATTTATGGTTCAATTTTAGTAGCCTATTGAAAGTTTATCGACCAGGATCCATGACCTGGAATTTGACCTCAATTATGGTCTTATACATGGTCTCTTTTAGGGCCAATAGTCAAAGAAATTTGACTAGGATCCACGATCGTAATTTTGACCTCAATACTGGTCTTATACATGGTCTATTTTAGGGCCTCTAATTAAAGTTTTTTGACTaagatccacgacctggattttgacctcaatcctggtcttataCATGGTCTATTTTAGTGCCTATAGTCGAAGTTTTTCGACTAGATTCCATGACTTGAAATACGACCTTAATCCTGGTCTTAGTTGCTCTGAAATTTATTCTTCCAATTTTTATTTTGATTGGGCCTACGGGCCTTTAATTTTTCAAATCCCATTTGGATTAGGCCAATGGGCCTTTAATTTTCTAAATCCAACTTGGATTTTCTTTTGGAAGCTTTAAGAACATTCCAGAAAATGGGCCTCATTTTTGGGCCTTTGGCTTTATGGGCCATTGGCTTATGGGCTTTTGATTCACTTTTCTTCACTTCAACTCAAGAATATAACTTGGTCTTTCAAAGCTAAGCAAAACTTAAATAACATAACTTGGTCTTTCAGAATTTTATATTAAAATGGGTTCGACCCTTAAAGTTCTTATCCTAGGAAATTGGAATATAAATCCTATAGGACTATTGCTCGTGATATTTTCCGTTCAACCTGGCCACTATATGTAGTAAACATTTAAGTtctgtgcatgccaagttctttGCACCTCTTCTTCTTCCATTGTCTGCAAGATCCTCGTCATTGAACACTTTTGACTTTGTACGACCCTTCCCAGTTTGGGgttagctttcctttctgcccaaCTCCTGATGCTTCAACCTTCCTTAGAACTAGATCTCCTTACTTAAAGAACCTTTCCTTTACTCCTAGATTGTAATAAAAAGATGTTTTTCTCTAATATGCCATGATCTTTGCATGAGCTTGATCTCGAACCTCATCAATTAAGTCCATggctaatctttgcccttcctcattttcctctgTGTTATAAGCTCGAATCCTCGGAgatgaatgtgatatctccacagtAACAACAGCTTTAGCTCCATATGTTAGCATAAATGGGGTTTCTCCTGTAGTAACTCTACATGTGGTCATGTACGCCCAAAGTAtcggaagtatctcatccacctaATTACTCCTGGACTTTTCAATCCTCTTATTTAATCCATCTAAAATAATCCGGTTCGTAACCTCTGTTTGGCCTTTGGCCTGAGGGTGAGCGACAGAGTAAACCCCAGCTCGATCTCATTCCCATCACAATACTtattgaattcctcattattgaactgTATTCCGTTATCGGTGACCAAGATATGAGGAATTCTATATCTACACATGATATTTTCGCACAGGAATTGAGCAACTTGTTTGGTTGtaatcttggccaagggtttggcttcgatccacttcgTAAAGTAATCAATTGCTACAATTAAAAACTTCATTTGGGCTGTAGCCATTGGGAACGGTCcaagaatatccatcccccacatagaaAATGGGATAGGGGTGTTTATGGAAGTCAGCATTTCTGGTGGCTGCATTACTACTAgggcatg
It contains:
- the LOC141718964 gene encoding uncharacterized protein LOC141718964, whose translation is MMLNPANCAFKVGSGKYLGLMLSKRGIEANTDKIKAILGIEPLHSIKDVQKHTKRVTSLGRFIFKSGDKCISFFNALKKVKDFAWTDESSMAFEELKKYMVQASLLEKPVLDETLCLRPDEVRLALEEVHRGIYGQHLGGRALPHKITRLGFYWSEMMTYAKYYVKRCDRCQKHALVVMQPPEMLTSINTPIPFSMWGMDILGPFPMATAQMKFLIVAIDYFTKWIEAKPLAKITTKQVAQFLCENIMCRYRIPHILVTDNGIQFNNEEFNKYCDGNEIELGFTLSLTLRPKAKQRVTTGETPFMLTYGAKAVVTVEISHSSPRIRAYNTEENEEGQRLAMDLIDEVRDQAHAKIMAY